In the Nothobranchius furzeri strain GRZ-AD chromosome 1, NfurGRZ-RIMD1, whole genome shotgun sequence genome, gtctccaggtttccttgtccggcgtccagcccgctggcgtccaccttcatctcactgggtttggtttctctccaggagctgaacaaccgctggcgctcgctgcaacagctggctgaagaccggagcaacatgctgggcagcgcccatgaggtgcagcgcttccacaggtaccccgcacacttatgcgccgcttacgggtcagtagagtttggacccacactcagacggagttctgatgtcttctcagagatgctgatgagaccaaagagtggatcgaggagaagaaccaggccctgaacacagacaactacggccacgacctggccagcgttcaggctctgcagcgtgaacatgaaggctttgagcatgacctggcagctctgggtgataaggtccgcttcctgatcggtaccaggacccgggttgtctctggagacacgttcttcatggttctggtgactccaccccagccgttcctgatcagcaatcagcggggtgctttcctatttaaggtggatggaggacacaagttgacgccagaagattgcctcagttttggtagtaaccagccactcgtgttacctctagtgttcctaggattaatgttatttcgtagtgtttttgctcttatattggatttaccattcttcaggattcctgtcgacctcattggatactgacctctactccaggatttggatattcaacacacggaccttatcaccagcctccataacccacctctcatctcacccagtgccccatccaccaggacgccccgcttctctccacctctgctccctctcctgcgcttcctctctacctctctctcctccagccaacacatgcacccaccacagtaagtctgctgaacacctctgcctgcctacaatggattttgaaaccagaacctaagctcacctgtgttctccctcctccagacgctgagctgttgttgcagttccaaccacagacttatctgtgcaccttaagttcctccttataaagaaatcattttttccatcagtttttggtcagtgttgtattctgcatgtcttgggttaagtaccttcctccaaacatgacactcctcttcaaagagcaaatctgttcagcacattctgacagacagaccaccattcttctgtcatgatgctgtacaggacatttttagagtttttctttttaaagataaataggattacatttaaatagcaatactttcacattatcattttcccacacttctgtataactgtattttgttgtttttcaataaagaatgacaaattatttaagtttggatttgttgcacacaaatatagatctgtaaaaaatatctacaaagctaatgtttacataagtatgattgggttttgcaatacgccactattttagtaagatttttaaaccaagtaaagttagtaaagaacaaatttctattgtctgctaagaaactgttgggatttaaaatgggcctgttgtacaaataacttgtaaatgattattcctcacttttgtcttaaccaaagaaattccagtaattgagcaaaaacatttatttttaacactacattttataaaacagggcgcaaagtgtcggcacatgtatgtatgtatgtcgatggtccgccccaaccgaaccaggagacacagacgtcagggaggccaaggttgtctctgcagctctctgggcaccatgcctcactcagctgtctccaatgatccaaatggctatggaggaaaaataacaggtttgtcataattgtttaaagtacaaaaccatacatgaagtggtgagacaggtatgtggaatttacacttgctgctttgtgtagctgatgttggagacacacaggctgccatggtgaccttttaacagatctaagaaaaaaatgaaaattaaaaactccaagacctcatgtcatatttactaatcagctatggctgatttattgtttggatcacagtgagttacactaattctaatatatttttatttctattatacatacatactttttaactgttattttcacatgactgttatcaggctctcttgttctggttctgatgataactgtgtcttccagtaagttatcttgtgcttacttcatctgtagaatgtctctttacttttggtaaattgtactgagtccagaataaagactagttggctgtacaagatacaaacaagtattacattttggaaatatatgaaatgtatttaggctgctaatttagcacgaatactaataactgccatattttccggactataactcgcacttttttacatattctggctggtcctgctacttatactccagagcgacttatataacaaaatatgtaggctacaccgcgctgctgcgggccgactccgacccacacaagaatgagttcccctgtcccgctgggagggtttcaaacaccgccagcatctgttagagcctgtggcggggtgctgagggccggctccagcccaggaatgagctctcctcgccggccgggaggggtggaaacaccgccatcctctcctctgctggctgttgttcattctgttatgtttaccggtgcttgtgttgcaatgtgaaacgcttggtctcagattttgtaagaaagataataaaatgtccccccaaaatacgacttaaatatatgttctcttcttcatgatacatttaatggctggtgcgactcaggagtgatagcgccgaaaaaaactactgaaaacttgctcaaagcaaaatgttttcattacggaaataaattataaacttaccgatttaaaacttttttaatactggtacttctcacgaacaggcgcagaaaacctccacctaaactccgtgtaaggttcaggtcgatgggtgttccagttagctccggttgggttgaagctaggtggctacatccgttagctcggctcccacctccgctttagctttgggttagccagggttagcttcaggttagctcgtagctagttcgcctgggtgtcgtcactcgagcccagccttacagccacaccctcagcgcctcctctcttcccttttatggaattgtctgggctggacggaacctgtgacacggtcaaaatggcggtggtggccacctcccattatagacaacaaacgtgttattgaagccaatggaatccgtttgtccagtatatgtacagtctatggttgtgaagcacgttccatccgcgagccgcatcactgcgcggaaagtgaatgcgtcaaacataaaccaagcttaaatcaggctttacgcacacgtacttgcgtgcgactggcgagcaaagggaatctctcccggttgttgctccaccatgtcaggggggtttctttagggtggatgcattcctcctgcaggcagcgagggagctccagctcggctcaaactctcttcgggacggttgcagaagcagtgcttgtccgggacttcagcaggtctccgagcatttatttatttttttgcctgcAGCtcggtctcggccaaggactctggctgtgcagcagctgacgtactgaaaaccaaagtgctcccaaaggagcgaagtaacgtttcgttttgataccagtgcagccatccttctcaacatgcatcattgagttgaatcaagttcagtaatcgcggtggcccatgatgcagcgcggtgggcttcttcatattgcgatatttcatgttTGCAGTTACCGTGACGGCCCTAATGCTTCTATTGTTGAGGGGGCTGACCGGAGATGCAGCCACAGGGTTGTCGGTGCCTATCGTGgaggcaacccccgaacctgctggtggacatcggtgattagggatgctgtcaagctgaagaaagagttctaTCGGGCCTTTTTGGCCCGTGGTAATCcaaaggcagctgatgggtaccggcagtccaagcggaacgccgcAGAGTCAAAAacccgggtgtgggaggagtttggtgagttcatggagcaagacttcaatatggcttcaaggagattctggtccaccatccggcatttCAGTGGGGGAAagtagtgcgctaccaacaccgtgcagtgacgtgctgctgacctgtactcgggacgttgtggattggtgggcggaatacatctgtgacagtgtgagtgtcctgtcacagtgtcccgattgatcatgcgccctggctacttggccaaggggatgtccctttggctgactggttagagtgtatgactctcatccgggagtctggggatcgaatcccgcccgggccctcgtttctccaccttgccacacatcgaagacctcctcagtcccaccggcacatcttccagtgaggaagcaatgATAAAGATAAAAAACAAGTTACATCCAGGCTAAAAGGATGTCTGTGAAAGTGTGGCGAAAGCGCCATTGTTTTATGAAAGAGGCTTTATATGAAGTTATGTTTAGGTTACGGGAAATAATGTTAGAAGCATGAATTATGTTCTACAACTGTCGCATGTTGATGATGTTTTTGGACAACAATGTGCCCGTGACCTGACAATAACATCTATTTGTCTGTTCTCAGCGGTGCAATACTTTTCTACAGTCCTTTGGGGTGAGTCTGGAACTAATGCAACGATTTCAAGAAGGTTAAAAAACATGAATCACTGTCAACAGCGCCACCGGCAGGATGCTTCTCTCGGAGTCCCTTCTATTTGAAAGCGTTGTGTTTGTTGCCATTTAATCAGAAGTCTGATGGGTTTTTGAATGAAATATGATGCCTTTTTCCTTCTGTGGTCTGATGTCTGATGACAAGTTTCTATTACAAAAGTCAGACAGCTTCATATGTGAGTTATAAAGAAAAAGGGCAATGGTTTTCTACTGGGGGTATGCTTTTGTAAAAGTTAATTTAacaatcaaaagtaaattaatgcAAACAAATCTTCATTCGAAAGGTTCAGTCCAAATTCAATATTTCATCTATGTCTTTTCTCCTATCAATTTAGCTTCAGGAACCAAATGTTTCTGGAATAAAAACTCTAAATATCCATAATCTACCAAAGGGAAGGTAGGAACTCACATTATCTGCAGTTAGTCACTTGTTTAAATAAATCAACCAATGAATATGGGATTTTTGTAACTTATGTTTCTCTTTGGCTTGCCGAAGTTGATCTGCAATTATCCGGGGAGCTTTTGGTTGACGATTCACTGTAGCAGGTGACACTTGACAGAGTTGGAGGGTGAATTGACTTTCAAGGTGGTGACAGGGACATCCAGGGCAGGAAAAGGTAACGCTGCCCCACCCACAGCTGCAGGCTCAAAGCtttcagaaaacacacacaccgaGACGACTGCAGTGTGTTAAACCTGTCTGAAAGCTGCTGGTTGACAGCAAAGGACGTGAGTAAGCATCAAATATTGACTCATGTTACACGTGTGTGTTTACTCTAACACGCTCCGGGATGGAAAAGCGAAAAAATGGCTGTCACCGCTTTGGGTTTGTCAAATCACAATGGAGGCAATGAAAATTTCCATTCATTAGGCATGCACATAAAAATGTGTGCAGGTGCGGCTCCTACATGACTTCACAAGCAGTAAAATGATCTCAGGCGCTGAATTCAGGCCTGCAGGCGACTGGGTTCCCATGTCGATGCCCGGCTAAGAGCCATACCTCTTATCTACGTCCGTCAGCCAGGAGACAGGGCCGAAACTCAACGTTTTGGAAGGATGGGGGTTGGTGTCAGTATTTGGGACCAGAGGGAGACAGCGGAGTTGGTGTTTAACATCTCAGAAATGAGGCAGGGGCCTTCTAAAATAACTCACGCAGTGTGTGTGAGTCCACTTGTGTAAAAAGTTGCTATGTTGTTTCAGAGAACAAAGGCAGCAACAGGTGTTAACAGGAACTCTAGCTATGGTTTGAAGGTTTAAATAGCACACATTACTTAGAATCAGGTTTTGAGGAAACATCCTAATTCAGCTTCCAGGAGAAGATGCAGGAATCTGTCCATaactgacctacctttaacgatttcaaaatgctctataatggaaaattgctgtttccacagggtaattccactttagatcaacagtatacaaccccagtgataccatgtcaatatcaagtcattctgatgttgccttccaaaataaagaaaGGCCTTTCAAAtagtccatatacgaccaaactttcagtgatttcaaaatgctctaaaatagaacatTGCTGTtttcacagggtaattccactttagatcaacagtatacaagcccacagtgataccatatcaatatcaagtcattctgatgttgccttccaaaataaaggcctttttaaattgcccatatacgactaacTCTTACAGtttgctttcaaaaataaaagcattttcaaACTTCCCATATCAGACTTACTCCTGGAAcagtttcaaaatgctctaaaaagaataatttattttttcacagggtaattccaccttagaattattctgaaatgttttttttttattctttccaTTACTCACATGTATGTTTTGATGTGcattggttttattttgaatgacATCTCCAAGGCCCTTTAATTTATAATAGTCTtgtattgttttttctttttaccttgtTTGTCAGGCGTTCACCACATTTAAAACCCACAAAAAAAGACAATAGTTAACTTTAAAATTAGTACAGAGGTGGAGAATAAACTCAGCCGTGGTGTCTTTTGTCTTATGCAGTCAGAGAGATTACTGAATGTTTGGGTGGATGTATTTTCCTCTGTGGTGGGTTACGATGTGTGCCCACCACCCCAGGCTCCGTGGGGCTTGGTGGTGGTGCTAATGTAGGCCCCCGTCCAGATGGGCATTTGTGGCTTCCAGGAGTGCCTACTTGGGTCAGCGGGGGACCTGGTCACACGAGAGAGTACTTTGCCTTTACTCCCCTCCCCTCCTCATCCCCACTCCATCACACCGCCACACATGCAGGGCTTTGAGTTAGCAAGCACCTTTAATGGTATCATGACTGCACCTTTTGGACTTAACAATTTACTCTCCTTGTATTGAGCTGTTCCCTTTTTCTGTGATTTGTTTTCAAAGATAAACAGATTTACCTATCTTACTTTTATGAAAATGGTTCTATTTCATAACATTACAAATACAAAGAAGAGGTTGTGTCATTAATGTGTAAAGACAAGAAATCCACTTCAGTaaattttaataaatgaaatcagaCTGACTTAATATTGATATGGAATCACTGTGTGGTTGTATACTATTGATCGAACATTGAGTCATCCTGCGGAAACAGCAAAAATCTATTTAAGAGCATTTTGAAATGGttagtttttcaaaactgtacgtttctttcaaaactgcacacacaaaaccccaaacacaacacacaaatcCCTAAactgtggcttccctttgcaacaaaaccctgccatcacacatcgtaacatgttcccaaaatgaaacacgtgttttcatttggtaaacacagccacattttcacatgacacacacataccattcattgcttaaacacaagtagcctttgggtgaacactaccaagcatggaaagaacaaatggaagagcaaaactgaaaacacaattgtctaaatggaacacaatgaattacacactgaatgtatgacagtgcccacttttctctgggacaaacattagacatcacacaaattttgagacaaagcaTTCAAGCATAAttatggggcatcatgcctccggtccctgtctggccagagggcctcatcaacatcacaggcgatgtcctcctggtccaaacagcgctggaagtaccacctcgagtgcctcatgaagccctgacaggcctcaaaggccacatctctacaagcctcctccatggcttgaagcagtgggacctggctctgtggattcctttcgtacaccttccacctccaggctgagaaaaactcctcagtgggattgaggaaggggggataaggtggaaggtataaaatggaaaactgtgggtggtcctgaaaccactcatacacctgggtagccttgtggaaacttacttttatgctgcagtccctgattgcaaattgctcgccagacccggaagtttagagatttgaatatttgtgtgttgttgattgaagctttgagaattcaagtgagaagtgtgtgtaataCCTGAAAtttgtgtgctgtgttttgacagcaaggtaatgtgaaattgacatcagagtgtaaaggaggaaaatcagagttctaatatgataaggaaatcttaaggagtaataaattgagtcaagcgattgggaacagaagtagcggttgtgaaaattgtgcctcatttttgctttttgagtttagaaaaaaactgtaaaagagtttgtcgtatatgggcaattaaaaaggtctttattttggaaggcaacatcagaatgacttgatatttatatggtatcactgtggggttgtatacagttgatataaagtggaattaccctgtggaaacagcaattttctactttagagcattttgaaatcactgaaaatcagGTCaaatgtggacaatttaaaaaggcctttattttggaaggcaacatcagaatgacttgttatttatatggtatcactgtggggttgtatactgttgatataaagtggaattaccctgtggaaacagcaatgttctattttagagcattttgaaataactgaaagtttggtcgtatattgactatttgaaaggcctttattttggaaggcaacatcagaatgacttgatattgatatggtatcactgtggggttgtataccgttgatataaagtggaattaccctgtggaaacagcaattttctactttagagcattttgaaatcactaaaaattaggtcaattgtggacaatttaaaaaggcctttattttggaaggcaacatcagaatgacttgatattgataaagtatcactgtggggttgtatactgttgatctaaagtggaattaccctgtgaaaacagcaattttctattttagagcattttgaaatcactgaaagtttggtcgtatatgggcaaattaaaaaggcctttattttggagggcaacatcagaatggcttgatattgatatggtatcactgtggggttgtaaactgttgatataaagtggaattaccctgtggaatcagcaattttctattttagagcattttgaaatcagtgaaagtttggtcgtatatggactatttgaaaggcctttattttggaaggcaacatcagaatgacttgatattgatatgatatcactgtggggttgtatactgttgctctatagtggaattaccctgtggaaacagcaattttctactttagagcattttgaaatcactgaaaattaggtcaattgtggacaatttaaaaaggcctttattttggaaggcaacatcagaatgacttgaaattgatatagtatcactgtggggttgtatactgttgatctaaagtgaaattactctttggaaacagcaattttccattttagagcatttgaaatcgttaaaggtaggtcaattatggACAGTTTGAAAGggcttttatttttgaaagcaaaatcagaataacttgatattgatacagtgtccatgtggggttgtatactgttgatctaaagtggaattaccctgtggaagcagcaattttccattttagagcattttgaaatcactgaaagtttggtcgtatatgggcaatttaaaaaggcctttattttggaaggcaacatcagaatgacttgatatttatatggtatcac is a window encoding:
- the LOC139068893 gene encoding uncharacterized protein — encoded protein: MAEEAPMVQAQQQEHLGSAPGKTVRLGIQTTANFNSIKELNNRWRSLQQLAEDRSNMLGSAHEVQRFHRDADETKEWIEEKNQALNTDNYGHDLASVQALQREHEGFEHDLAALGDKVRFLIGTRTRVVSGDTFFMVLVTPPQPFLISNQRGAFLFKVDGGHKLTPEDCLSFGFLSTSLDTDLYSRIWIFNTRTLSPASITHLSSHPVPHPPGRPASLHLCSLSCASSLPLSPPANTCTHHNAELLLQFQPQTYLCTLSSSL